The nucleotide sequence ctaccatgtaaacacacactcacacacacacacactcacacacagttatttccccttggggatcaataaagtatctatctatctatctaagagaTGCATTTTCAGACCAGGTGTCTATTCTGACCGTGTGTGTCATACCCATTGGATtaaatgaaatgtgtgtgtgtgtgtgtgtgtagagatggaGTGCCCAGAGGGCTTTAACCAGCTAGAGCtgctgcagacacacagacaactgATCCCCATGGCAACGAGCAGCGCGTGGAGTGATGGGGAGGAGGATGCGGAGGAGAGTGAGCGCTCGGAGGAGTGGTACCAGCAGGAGGAGGCGcgactgcagcacacacacacacctgcagacctGCTGCTGTGGGCCGCCGAGAACAACagggtacgcacacacacacacactcttacacacacacacacacacacacacacacacacctgcagacctGCTGCTGTGGGCCGCCGAGAACAACAgggtacgacacacacacacacacacacacctgcagacctGCTGCTGTGGGCCGCCGAGAACAACagggtacgcacacacacactctcttacacacacacacacacctgcagacctGCTGCTGTGGGGTCAGCGAGAACAACAgggtacgacacacacacacactctcttacacacacacacacctgcagacctGCTGCTGTGGGCCGCCGAGAACAACagggtacgcacacacacacacactcttacacacacacacacacacacacctgcagacctGCTGCTGTGGGCCGCCGAGAACAACagggtacgcacacacacactctcttacacacacacacaaactcacacactctcttacacacacacacacacacacacctgcagacctGCTGCTGTGGGCCGTCGAGAACAACagggtacgcacacacacactctcttacacacacacacacacacacacacacacctgcagacctGCTGCTGTGGGCCGCCAAGAACAACAGggtacgcacaaacacacactttcacacacacactctcttacacaaacacactctctcttacacacacactctcttacacaaacacacacacacacacactctctcttacacacacacacctgcagacctGCTGCTGTGGGCCGCCGAGAACAATAgggtacgcacgcacacacacacacacacacacctgcagacctGCTGCTGTGGGCCGCCGAGAACAATagggtacgcacacacacacacacacacactttcacgcacgcacgcacgcacacacacactctcttacacaaacacacacactctctcttacacacacacacacactttcacacacgcacgcacgcacgcacactctctcttacacacacacacacacacacacctgcagaactGCTGCTGTGGGCTGCCGAGAACAACagggtacgcacacacacacacacgcactctcttacacacacacctgcagaactGCTGCTGTGGGCCGCCGTGAACaacagggtacacacacacacacacacacctgcagacctGCTGCTAAGGGCCGCCGAGAACAACaggatacgcacacacacacacactttcacgcacgcacgcacacacacactctcttacacaaacacacacacacacactctctcttacatgcacacacacacctgcagacctGCTGCTGTGTGCCGCTGAGAACAACagggtacacgcacacacacacgcacgcacacacacactctcttacacaaacacacacactctctcttacatacacacactctctcttacacacacacacacacactctctctcttacacacacacactcctgcagaaCTGCTGCTGTGGGCCGCCGAGAACAACAGggtatgcacgcacgcacgcacacacacacacacatatacacacacaccacacgcacacactcacctgcagacacacgcacacacacactcacacatacacacacacacacctgcagaactGCTGCTGTGGGCCGCCGAGAACaacagggtacacacacacatatcacactctcttacacacacacacctgcagaaccGCTAATGTGGGCCACcgagaacacacgcacacaccagtgTTTGTTAGTTAAGTTGGTGTCGGTCTAATGGGGGAGGGTGCAACGAGTGTTTATCACAACAAACTTCCAAGATGCAGTCGGCAGCTGTAGGGTTAGTACTCATATCAGTCTGtgatatttgtgtgtttatatgtgtgtgtgtttatatgtttaggggtgtgtgtgtgtgtttatatgtgtgtgtgtgtatatatgtatgtgtgtgtaggagtgtatatgtttgtgtgtgtgtgtttgtatgtatatatgtgtgagtgtgtgtatatgtacatgtgtgagtgtgtgtgtaggagtgtatatgtgtgtgtatatgtacgtgtgtgtgtttatatgtgtgtgtaggagtgtatgtgtgtatatgtacatgtgtgagtgtgtgtgtaggagtgcatatgtttgtgtgtgtgtaactgaacTTCTCCCTCTATCCTGTCAGctggctatatgtgtgtgtaggagtgtatgtgtgtgtgtgtatatgtacatgtgtgagtgtgtgtttatatgtgactgtaggagtgtatatgtgtgtgtgtgtgtaactgaaaTTCTCCCTCCATCCCGTCAGctggctatatgtgtgtgtgtaggagtgagtgtgtgtaggagtgtatgtgtgcgtgtgtgtgtgtaggagtgtatatatgtatgcgtgtgtgtgtaactgaacTTCTCCCTCCATCCCGTCAGCTGGCTACAGTGCAGCGGATGCTGGCGTCGGACTCTTCCCTGATTGGTTGCTGTGACTCAGATGGGTACACGCCCCTTCACCGGGCAGCCTATGGTGGGCATGTGGGTGTGGCCTGTGCACTGATTGACGCGGGGGCGGAGCTCGAGGCAAGGACAGCAGATGATTGGACGCCGCTCCACTGCGCCTGCCGCTGGGACAATGTGGGCGTGGCCTCCTGTCTGCTGCGCTGTGGCGTGTCCGTGAACAGCCAATCACGCGGCGGCCTGACCCCTCTGCACCTGGCCGCTGGAACCCCAGGAAGTGGGCGGAGCCTTGAGCTGCTGCTGATGCAACGCCACCTGCTGTCAGAAACGCGCAACTGCAGCGGCGACATGGCAGAAGAAATATCACACCGCACCAgcaaacaccacacactcttccagatcacacactcacacaacaacacacacacacaataacacacacccaccagcaaacacaacacattcttccagatcacacacacacacaacaacacacacatacaataacacacacacaccagcaaacaccacacactctaacacatacacacaataacacacacacacacaccagcaaataccacacactcttccagatcacacacacaccagcaaacaccacacactcttccagatcacacacacaaaataacacatacacacacacacacacacaataacacatgcacacaccctaaGACACAATTAgacacacaacataacacactcacatgtgctaatgtagacagacagatgtgcattcgctagtgtgtgtgtgtgtgtgtgtgaactgatgtaccaacatacaacaaacaaacgtgcatatgcttctgtgtgtgtgtatttgctacCAGTATTCccccattatgtgtgtgtgtgtgagtgggctcctgcttcctgtgtgtgtctctgtaatTGGATATTAAATTGAGTTTCCGCTGATGCACCCGGTGTCCTGTGGCATTATTTAAATGTATCACCCAAGtactcgtcacacacacacacacaaggacccgtcacacacacacacaaggatctgtctaacacacacacacacacccacacaaggacccatcacacacacacccaaggatccagctaacacacacacacacacacaaactctctctcacactcacacacaaaaggacCTGTCTcctgtctaacacacacacacaacgatcCGTCTccagtataacacacacacaaggatccGTCtacagtataacacacacacacacacacaaggattcGTCTCCTGTCTAACACGCACACGGACCTGTTTccagtataacacacacacacacacacaaggacctGTCTCCtgtctaacacacatacacacacacacagacctgtctCCTGTCTAACACACACGGACCTGTTTccagtataacacacacacacacacacaaggacctGTCTCCTgtctaacatacacacacacacacacaagaggaccTGTCTCCTgtctaacatacacacacacacacaaggacctGTCTCCTGTCTAAAGGCTATGATATGTTCCCCGCCCACGCTGTACCCACTGAGCTAGCTGAACTGTCACATGATGGCACCCGCTTGTATACGTGAACCGTACTGTTTCTAAACTATCTTTTTAATACActgtctgtacacttacaaagttctcaatgcttcgaaactatctttttaataaactgtctgtacacttacaaagttctcaatgggttgtacagtacatgtagggcccctcattatgctaccgtggaagtgtggtgctattttgagccttctTTTAGCGATTTCTTTTTACTGTACGTGTGCCCCGAAGACCAGCGTTAAACGCTTATTAGTGGTTTGTGGTAAAACTGGTCACGTTCGATTAGCTtgaaaacatatcccagagAACGGACGAGCTCGGTACACATGTTATTAACCCTTAGGTTCATTTTGCACCGGAATTGTCGACTGCACATGACATGAATTGTAGACTGCACATGTGTGAAATGGAACTGCGTTTTAACTGTGTAAACACAGTTAAAACCTAGAAACAAACCTAGACAGAAGAAGACTTGTTTGGTTACCATAACGACGATGGAGCAGAGCGCCTGTCCTTGCACAGCTTGCCTGGCTGAGTTACGTGAAACACCACGACATGGAGTCAACTTCGACCGATGTAAAGCCACAGTCCACAGATACAGAtactttaactcattgaatgtcaagctgttttcggaagctttgtcctagagtgccagcaatctagaccattgttgatgatttttgtacagccacagcatattctgtgttatagctatgaacacatacaatggctcgtttaaaaggtgagactttaagctctcagtgggtgcaaaccgtgtatttctacacgcctctgttcctgagaaatcccaagctaaacagtggctagttttcatcaaaatcgctgttttttttctagaaatggagatataacgtctttcatgaaatatgaagtgttgcctgtaaactttccgggaagtgatcagcgagactgccacctagtgatagacccacgaaaatggcctggttttcagctgacgtgcatgcgtcactgattcgacccaaagcggcaaccgagttgtgataaaatgtccagattgtgcgttttcgatcgtcatatatttcatttccattcatcacagagttcccaaaatcacatataaggtgtgttagagtgtctagtttcgtaattaaaaaaaaaaagcttaaaacataatattacgtttttggcactcaatgagttaacattATCTTTAACAGTTACTTTACCATATGGTGTAGAACCCAACATATTTCCAGACACCatattttagatgagttggggacgtaattgtccGCTCAGGCTGGCCGTTCTGTGCGTTATCTTCCATTTTCGAAACAAGTCTCCCTGCTATACcaacaggtgtgctgtgtgtgttctggtggatgATAAATGGAGCGATGCGATGGGCCAACTTATCAAACTTCCCAGCAGACAGGTGAAAGTACTCGTGGTGCTTCTCCTCATCTAACAGGAGACAAGTGAAAGTACTCGCGGTGCTTCTCCTCATCTAGCAGCAGACAGGTGAAAGTACTCGTGGTGCTTCTCCTCATCTAACAGGAGACAAGTGAAAGTACTCGCGGTGCTTCTCCTTATCTAGCAGCAGACAGGTGAAAGTACTCGTGGTGCTTCTCCTCATCTAACAGCCGCATCTTGTGCACACACGTGTGGAATACTCCTTCACTGGCTCTTCCTTCGTTCAGTGCACCACATCCAGGGGGTCCagagcgtgcagattagcttcgacatgttagcatacgccattttcaagtatggcgccgcatggagcatttggaaccagctccatgcacTAAAAAATCCGGTTGGGCACAAGCTCTCATGCTGCATATGTTGGTGGGCGGGTACCTATCCGGCTACAGCCAAACATTATTCAGTGCGTTATTTCTTGAGGAGCCTATGAGAAGACGTATattatggttatttatgcatcatatgacaaataaagaaagtgtattgatcttgtttcgttgttgtttgtcccaaacaaaaatagcctaaacatgattaaatacaataaattacacaacagcgCATAAAGCCCTTTGTCTCGTTGAACCATGGTCACACGCTGCTGTCAACCCATAGCCCCtttgagcttgccagaggctgaatcagtaggctactacattgaAACACAATTATTGCCACAGGGCATTCCAGGCTACACATTTAATaaaagtaaaccatgcataattaaaaaaatagctcaatttaggctacttcgctcacgcaataaggtttccattagagcacagcgcGACGCTTAAGGAATGTGACAGAGACTGCCTTGTCTCACAATAAGCAGCTGGAAattccaacactttttcaactacacTAAACTTTACAGCGATCATCAAATACCCGTGATTTAAGTGtccatcagtctcaacatttaactatatattaaaaaagtccaaaagtaaattaaatcccataccaaaaccgaaaatcgtctgcttttgatagcctagtatgccgctccaaacaaaagttctgcctcgaataagcctaccccaaataaatacctgtgcttTTATTCGTtagcctaagtaaatagcagACCCGGACATAATGTAGGATTTACGGAAAGAATGCACACATACGATGTTGGACGCCTGGCGCTGGTCTGGCCGCCTACTGTGCCTCTGACTccgctgcctcatttggatggtagCCTCGACAGGTGAGAGCTAAGATTGATACATCGATATGCAGACTACATTCTCTTTAACGTTACTTTACCATCTGCGTGTTGTACAACCCAAAGTATTtccagacaccacattttagatgagttgggggcGTGAATTGTCCGCCATgctggcaaacaataaaataaaacaaaactaatcatagactgtgAAAATGCGCTACACATGGCACTAAAACCGAATAGATTATTTATAATTCGAATaacggatatttcacgtcatgttcgaaAATATTTGACAAGATCGCCAGGCAGACCGCTCTTAGTTAGAGCCGCtgttatccaatgaaattaagtGGCGCTTCAGGGTGACTCCACTGGACTCCACGCGCGTTCCAgagcaactttttcttcttcttgttacgTGGCAAGCAAAgtatgtgcattatcgccaccctcttACTGGAGGACGAGTCTCTTTTTAtagaatatccaataaaaatcgACGTTGGTCCATGCGTCATTTCCAGTTTTAGAACTTGGCGCATGGATCCGAGCCCCAGTGTTCAATatggcgttgactatgaattggccggatttactagcctagcctctgccattcatttgtatggagggcgggacttagtcactctctccagttacatataatacctccatgacCACATCTcaccttcttcttttcttcaggcGTTTCAGGCTTCTTTGGTGGTAGTGTCCTACTTTCAGGCTCGACGTACCGCCCCCAGTTGGTGGGGCAGAGTATCACAGTTAATTCGTAGTGCACAGGTGCTAACCCTAATCATCTAGCGCGCATTCAGGACAACAGAAATTGGAGTATGCCTCGTGTACGTGTCAAAAATGACGCACGCCTtcgacacacacaaatgtgacgGAGGAGTATACCATttccttaaaggaattatccggagtaaaatgcactttagatcaatttacggatgattgggagtacatacgttgagttgacatcaaaatcatgtcattcggatgtgttttgagaaagttcgattttaccgtttttagtcaaaactcgttagcctggaagtgaccagggcaagtcatttcgctgcttcaaaacgctatttttatacctcttctacagttccaaacaacattacacttacgtggtagtgagtagagggtccctaaagccaaaccgaagtatcccgaggttccggaaaggtactggcttgatgaaattcattctggactctctatccgaccacataaagaccttgggatacttcggtttggctttagggaccctctactcactaacacgtaagtgtaatgttgtttggaactgtagaagaggtataaaaatagcgggGTTGTTGtcgcccgccggccaattttcaaaacccagtgtggcccttgagccaaaaagtttgcccacccctggtctaattgctcctttttgaaacggagCAATGGCTAATTCctttaacacactcacacacacacaaagacctgtCTCCAGTatacagggttcctacacagtatggaatttgattttagtaatttcaAGGTCACACAAGGACCTGTCTCCTgtctaacaaacacacacaaggacctgtctacagtataacacacacacacacacacaagcagaggcGCACCTTGTCAACAGGCAAGCAGCCCAGAGCCGCTCTGGCTTGAGAGGTCTCAGCgccagacctctcaagtctcacacattgagcgtgagacacacgcatttcaatgacttcacacgctcacacgccacacatggcatttctcactccgagaaattattaacttgcccaCACAGAAATTTCTACGGGCTATATTTTACTgacgtgtcacacaacgttgctgtctgtgcgctcattcagctcagagagccgctgttcagttactaacctatcggccaatcagaaaataggatttctcaaccaacCAGGAAATAGTTTCGTTTTGTTGCTGGGCGAACTCGTGAGTTTCAGTTTCGTGAGCAGTCTCGGCCTTCGTTGAATGCATAGCGGAGGTGGTAAACAAGGTGGAGTTGGAAGAGAACCAACTGGAGGTGGAAGAGAACAGGATAATGAGGTAAtaacttcattcatttcaatctcTCATTAGTTACTATAGTTTTCCTACTCGTTGtttaaccctcctgttatccttggggtcaatttgaccccaagcaacgtttaacatcataaaatatatggttcacttttttttttttgcttcatgtttcatgacttttcctcaattgaagggtacaacagagttagcatgaatttttttcaataatatgttttcaatgtcctgtacaaatattttgtacattgatgttccttggggtcagtttgaccccagctgtatgaaacataagatacatgaacatttgacacattatggatattattatttgaatagtatgggaacatattgttattatcattattacatacacaagtacttattacatataagtcattttggcaggactgtaaaactcaaaaggggaagcaacagcaagcttttgggctgctgacactggatgggcaatattgccagacagggttccaaggttcataaaggggtgtgggtgggtgggattgttttgtagggcttttgatggtgtttattacactcttgttaagtacctgtcacaaaaaaactgggtaacaatatgaattataatcattttctgagggtttatttagctggggtcaaattgaccccaaggataaagagtgtcggtaagatttgaggataacacaagggttaagAACAATATAATTTAAGTGTTCCTTTGAATAGTAGGCTAGCTTAAGAGGATGAACCGTTTGTGTTGTTTATTCAAAAAAGATGTCAGGGAAGAGGCAAAAGAGCCTTCTATCCTTCTGGAAGGCTCAGCCATCGAAAGAGGGCAGGTCAGAGGCCGAGGGAGAGACTTTAGATGAGTTAGTGGAAGCagaagaggaagtgagagaggaggagatggcgGAGGTGAATGAAGAGGAGACAGTGGAAGTGGAAGAACAAAGTGAGACAGAAGATGTGGAGGTCACAGTTGTCCCTAAAAAAAGGGCCTTAAGTGGAGCTGCCACATACAGGTGCACCTTTAAAAATGAATGGACAACAAAATGGCCATTTATAACAGTAGGTACCACCAGCTCCTACTACTGGTGCTCAGTGTGTAGGCAGGAAAACAGCTGTGCCCATCAAGGAGCTGCAGATGTGCAGCGACACATCAAGAGCAAGACACACCTGTCGAAAGAGCAGGCATTGCAGTCTGCTAGCAGGATTGCACAGTTTTATCCTCCCGTTACGGTTGGTGGCATGACTGCTCAAGAGGCCAAGGTATTGATTGACCTGGTCAAAAGGACCATATTCTTAATAATACATGAAATCTTGGTTTTCATAATTTCTGCccaaataaaaatttatttatatttttaataattatgAACAATTACCAGCTGATGTCACACTTTCAGAGTCTGTGTTTTCCATATGAAATTACCTCTACAAATAAATTTATCTTGAATGTCCTTTCTGCTGATAACATGGCTATTATCCTTTTCTGTTAAAGACAAGAAGAGCTGAAGTTAAAGTGGCTGTGGCCATGGTGCAGCACAATGTGCCATTTGCCACTGCTGAACATTTTAGTCCTTTGTTAAAGAACTGCTTCAGTGACTCCACAGCAC is from Alosa alosa isolate M-15738 ecotype Scorff River chromosome 15, AALO_Geno_1.1, whole genome shotgun sequence and encodes:
- the ankrd49 gene encoding ankyrin repeat domain-containing protein 49, giving the protein MECPEGFNQLELLQTHRQLIPMATSSAWSDGEEDAEESERSEEWYQQEEARLQHTHTPADLLLWAAENNRLATVQRMLASDSSLIGCCDSDGYTPLHRAAYGGHVGVACALIDAGAELEARTADDWTPLHCACRWDNVGVASCLLRCGVSVNSQSRGGLTPLHLAAGTPGSGRSLELLLMQRHLLSETRNCSGDMAEEISHRTSKHHTLFQITHSHNNTHTQ